The following is a genomic window from Lysinibacillus sp. G4S2.
AATAAGAAAGTGGAGATGCACGCCGCCTCCTTTCTATTCGTATGAAGAGAATTCACTCGAAAAAGCTAGTTGTTAGCAGTAAATTAGGGTCGCTGAAGTTTTTCAGTGACCCTCTTACTTTTAAACACGCTTATTGAAGTAAGGTAGCTGTTCCACAAATGCTTTCGTATCCGCATCCCCATACTCATGAACGAGTGCATAGATTTTTTTTAATCGTAAATCAATTTCATCATTTTCTCTATCAAGATGATATTGTATATATGGCAATTGTGCACGCCATGCATTTGAAATTTCTAACAGCTGCATTTGCTGAAAAATTTTTTCAAAAACGTCTAACGCTTGTCGGTCTATATTGAGTTCAAAGTTCCACGGTCCTGCATATGGATTTGTATAATACGTTCTATTGGCAAGTGAAAAATATACACGGTGACGCTCCATCTCTACAAAACACTCCTTTTTCCATAGTATGGAGGTAAAAGTGCCGTTTTATTCGCTGGAATGTCAAACTTCCTTCACAACTAAGTAAGATTATCTAATTTATAATAGATATGATGATTACGGAACGGAGGGAATGCCATGAGTTTAATCACGCTTTTAATTGTAGCAGCGATTATCGTTATTTTAATAACAGTCGCGACTATTATTAGTGTCAATCGCGCATACGCCTTTAAACATACAGTTGATGAAAAACCTGAGCAAAGCTTTCATCCTGATAAAGACTAGTTCAATTTGTACATTTTTTAAAGGTATTCTTTTATAATATTATTAACAAATAGAATTTGGAGTGAACGAAATGGGAGTACCATTACCAATAATAATTATGATTGCCATGATGATGCTTATGTTTGGCGTTTCTGTCATTGTCCTCTTAAAGAAAAAAGGCAATCTCTTTACACAGACTATCGATGCTAAGCCTGAGCAGGTCAACCCTCAACAAAAGGATAAACAAATATGAAATATCCCTTTATATGGCTCATTAAGTTTTACAGAAAATTCATATCACCAATGACGCCGCCATCCTGCCGCTTCTATCCTACATGCTCCTCCTATGGGCTTGAAGCTTTTCAAAAACACGGTGCCATTAAGGGATTCTATTTAACGATTAAGCGTATATCAAAATGCCAACCATTCCATGCTGGAGGCTTTGATCCTGTGCCTGAAAAATGGCCTTCGAAAAAGAAATAATTTTCGAGGGTCATTTTTTCTTGTACTTTTGTCAGATGTGCGTTATTATAGAAATTGTTCTAAAAATCAAATCGTAACGATTACTATTTGAAAGAGGTAAACTACAAGATGAAAAAAGTATTTTTATTAAGTTTAGTTGCAGTTCTTGCCCTATTCACGGCTGCCTGTGGTGATAAAACATCAACATCTAAACAGTCAGATAAAAAGGATAAATTAACAATTTACACAACTGTCTATCCATTAAGTTATTTTGCTCAACGAATTGGTGGCGATTTTGTAGAGGTTTCTTCCATTTACCCTGCTGGCGCCAATGAACACACATTTGAGCCAACACAAAAAGATATGATGAATCTAGCAGATGCTGATTTATTTTTCTATATTGGCTTAGGGCTTGAAGGCTTTGTTGAAAATGCAAAAAAAACTCTAGCTAATGAAGATGTAACAATGGTTGCAACAGCAGATCAAGTTTCAGATGAAAAATTAGCTGTCAGCACTGGTCACACACATGCTGATGAAGAGGAAGCACAGCATGATAGCGACCATGCTACAACTGAAGAAGAGCATAGCCACGCCGAAGACGCACACGGACATGACGATCATGATCACGGAAATGTAGATCCACATGTTTGGCTATCACCAATTATCAGTCAAGACTTAGCACTTTCCATTAAAAACGCTCTAGTTGAAAAAATGCCCGAACAAGAAGCTACATTTACAGCTAACTACGAGGCATTAGTAAAAGAACTACAAGATTTAGACAAAGATTTTAAAGCAATGGCTGATAAAGCGCAAGAGAAGACGTTCTTCGTATCACATTCAGCATTTGGCTATATCGCTGGTCAATACGGCCTACAACAAATTCCAATAGCAGGTTTAAACTCACAAAGTGAACCTTCTCAAAAGGAACTAACGACGATTGTTGATAAAGCGAATGATTTGCACATTCACTACATCTTATTCGAGCAAAATGTCTCTTCTAAATTAGCCGAGGTCATCCAAAAAGAGGTTGGAGCAGAGTCACTTGTCTTGCATAATTTAAGCGTTTTAACAGAGAAAGATGTTAAAAATAACGAAACTTACTTCACTCTTATGAAAAAAAATATTCAAACTTTAAATACTGCATTAAATGCTCAAAAATAAATGAGAAAGGAGGTGCCCCGAAAATCGTATGGGGCACCTCCTTTATTATGACGTATTTTTCTTGTGGCATTCGTTTTTCCGTTCTATAAATACTGATTAGCCTCTTTTTCATTTTTACCATATCATGTTTTTCCTTTTGCTCAGCCTTTATTTGCGCTATATTACTTTCTAAAATGATGGGTTCCCATTTATTTAGATGCAACTGAGCAGAGTCATTGCTTTTACTACCTTTTAAAAGCTGTCTAGGCTGTTCTATTAATTGTTTTACTATTTGTTTATTTTTACTTAAAATAGATAGTCCTTTATCAACAGAAAAATAACTATCCAATATTGGTTTTGTAAGAACTTCAACCTTACTAGTTCTTTGAAGATCTATATAGGCTTCACTTGTTGCTGCGGGGAAGCTCGCAAAGTCCCAAGAGTGATCCTGTGCTAATTGGCGATCAGAAACTAAAAAATATTTATAACGTACCTCACCCTTCTGATCAGGTAATGGATCATCCCACGTAGCGTCGATATGATACCATGCATTATCAAGCTTTACTAACACCCATGCATGTAGCTGTTCCCCTACTTTTCCAGGTACATATTGTACCTCAAAGTCTAGCATTTCTAGCATTCGATAAAGGACTAGGGCATATGCCTGACACACTCCCTTATTTTCCATAAGCAATGTGTAGGGAGAATACTGACTTCCTTCGGTTTCCTTTGAATATTCAGCAGATAGTACGATAAAATCATGTGCAGCCTGGATTTTCTGCAATTCACTTAATCCATGCATAGGTGCAATAATATTCGTCAAAGTCTGTTCTACAAATGCCTCCTCTTCCTGTGAAATATGATAAGTAAATTCAAATCTAATGACAATATTATTGGCATAGCCATCATATTTCCATTTAAAACTAGAAATATTGGCGTAAATATATGGATCTTGAATAGCATGTTTAGTAAGCTCTGATAGTTCATCTTTAATTTCCGACGTATCACCAGTATAACGAATGTCAAATTCAGTAGACAATTGCATAACTTGTTTTTGAATTTGAAATTGTAGTGTCTCTACTGAGTTAGCTGTTTCCATATTATTTTGTTCGTAGTTTGCGAATACTTGCACATGACTCATTTGTAAAACAAATACTATAATGATGACATTATATATATATTTTCTCATATGAGTCATTCTCCTTTACTAACTAGTTTATGCCTGTCATTTCTTATTATGTTAATGAATGATTAATTTAATCCCTAAAAATTTACTAAAAATGACTTATCCGCCGGAGACTTTAACTTCTTTCAGCAGATGTTTGGACACCCGCTGAAAGAAGTTAAAACGAATAAAATGGCTGGTCAAAACCTTAAAAAGCGCGAGAAATCAATTTAGAAACGTTGATTTCTCGCGCTTTTTGATGTTAAATTTTGTGTAAAAAAATATGCTTATGTCATCATCAGTGCAGTCAGATAGTGTACATGAAGGCAGATATCGATATTTTTCGAAAGTTGGGTGATAAATTAAAAAAGTTGGTTGATAAATCGATAAAGTTGGTCGATAAAAAATCAAAAGTTCTCGATAAATCTCAAAATTGCAGCTCATTAAAGATTTTAATAAGTAAAAGGATTTCGTCTATGCGAAAGTGAAGCGCCGCAACAATTATTATTCGTTCATTAATTTTCTACGAAGTAGCTTATTGGCGCCGTTTCGCGGGAGCTCGTCTATAACAATAATTTCTTTTGGTATTTTATATTTAGCAAGCTTCTGTTGACAAAATGCGTGTATTTGCTCTATCTGAACTTGTTCTTTTAATACAACAAAAGCAATCGGTACCTGCCCCCACTCATCATCATCAATGCCGCATACTCCGGCTTCCTTTACAGCAGGATGTGTAAGTAGCACATTTTCTATTTCAGCAGGGTAAATATTTTCGCCACCTGAAATAATTAAATCCGCACGACGATCAATGACAAATAAATAACCATCTTCATCTATAGAGCCAATATCCCCAGTATGAAGCCA
Proteins encoded in this region:
- a CDS encoding transposase, whose translation is MERHRVYFSLANRTYYTNPYAGPWNFELNIDRQALDVFEKIFQQMQLLEISNAWRAQLPYIQYHLDRENDEIDLRLKKIYALVHEYGDADTKAFVEQLPYFNKRV
- the ytzI gene encoding YtzI protein — its product is MSLITLLIVAAIIVILITVATIISVNRAYAFKHTVDEKPEQSFHPDKD
- the yidD gene encoding membrane protein insertion efficiency factor YidD, with translation MKYPFIWLIKFYRKFISPMTPPSCRFYPTCSSYGLEAFQKHGAIKGFYLTIKRISKCQPFHAGGFDPVPEKWPSKKK
- a CDS encoding zinc ABC transporter substrate-binding protein, with product MKKVFLLSLVAVLALFTAACGDKTSTSKQSDKKDKLTIYTTVYPLSYFAQRIGGDFVEVSSIYPAGANEHTFEPTQKDMMNLADADLFFYIGLGLEGFVENAKKTLANEDVTMVATADQVSDEKLAVSTGHTHADEEEAQHDSDHATTEEEHSHAEDAHGHDDHDHGNVDPHVWLSPIISQDLALSIKNALVEKMPEQEATFTANYEALVKELQDLDKDFKAMADKAQEKTFFVSHSAFGYIAGQYGLQQIPIAGLNSQSEPSQKELTTIVDKANDLHIHYILFEQNVSSKLAEVIQKEVGAESLVLHNLSVLTEKDVKNNETYFTLMKKNIQTLNTALNAQK
- a CDS encoding transglutaminase domain-containing protein, whose translation is MRKYIYNVIIIVFVLQMSHVQVFANYEQNNMETANSVETLQFQIQKQVMQLSTEFDIRYTGDTSEIKDELSELTKHAIQDPYIYANISSFKWKYDGYANNIVIRFEFTYHISQEEEAFVEQTLTNIIAPMHGLSELQKIQAAHDFIVLSAEYSKETEGSQYSPYTLLMENKGVCQAYALVLYRMLEMLDFEVQYVPGKVGEQLHAWVLVKLDNAWYHIDATWDDPLPDQKGEVRYKYFLVSDRQLAQDHSWDFASFPAATSEAYIDLQRTSKVEVLTKPILDSYFSVDKGLSILSKNKQIVKQLIEQPRQLLKGSKSNDSAQLHLNKWEPIILESNIAQIKAEQKEKHDMVKMKKRLISIYRTEKRMPQEKYVIIKEVPHTIFGAPPFSFIFEHLMQYLKFEYFFS